gttttttatttttttctctcaactTTGCAAGCATTGAAACGGTTTCTCTTCACAGAGAAGCGTCTGGATGAACAGGACGTGAAGAACAACAGTAAGATTATGGTTCTGCGTGTGAGCGAGCCTGAGAGGAAGAAACAGatggctgaggaggaggagaagaagaaaaccCAGGACCAGAGTGTCCAGAGGACCCAGAAGGGCTTCCAGATCCTCTCTGAGAGAGGTTCGTGAGACACTGCTTTTAAACACAATCACAATTATCACAGGAATATTACTTCATGCTTGTTCTTTGGCTTGGTTGTCATTTTAGGCATCCAGATCCTCTCAGTAAACCCTCATACTGCATTTAACCTCAATCACAATGCTACAGGAGTGTTATTTTATGGTGGTTCTGTGGTTTGGTTGTCATTGTAGATGGCACCGATGACCCAGCAACGACTCCATTCCTAGAGATTGCTGATCAGAAGGGTAACCCTCTGAAAATACCTCACAGAGAGAAAAAGGTAGTCTAGACAAAGGACTCATGAACATATAAGCAATATTATATTCATAACTGCCATGATAAGCAGTACGAGTGGACAGCAAGCTCACACAACGTGTGGCTTGAATGGTAACTATGATTCTTGCCATgtgttctgtgtgaatttaaCCTCCACTGATTGTGACTCTGCACCACACAAACTCTTGACTATTTCTAATGCTGTGTGATTGTTGTCCTCAGGCTTTGATTCTAGCCATGGGGTTCCACGAGAAAGGCCGCGCTCTGATGAAGAGGAAACAGTACGACGCTGCTCTGTGCCACCTGTTGCAAGCTGACGACCAGTTTGGGTAAAACACCTACAAGTACAGAAATCCTTTGTCGAAGCAGATATTGGTCAAAACACACATTTACCTTTTGGTTAAAACCGTCAATGTCTGATTAAAAATGTCAGATCATTTTATGGTGTTATCATTTTATTTGACTTTGAATGTGTACGACTTCTGCTACACGTTCTGTTCCACCTCTAATACCATTGTACATTTTCTCCGATTCATTAGATTTATTAAGACTGATTTAAGATATATATTTTGTGTGTCTCTCCACAGTACTTGTGGCTCGGTGCTCTTGAGCACGGTGGACAACTATGCAGTCCTGCAGCTGGACATTGTGTGGTGCTACAGAGCCCTGGAGGCCCTTTCCTGCCTGGACGACGGCAAGCAGAGGCTGCAGAGAGCCGAGGACTGCTTCCTCAAGTGCTACGGAGAGCAGCAGCAGAGGCTCATGCAGATCAAGGTGATGAACCGCCATCACTGGTCTATGGCTCTTTTAACAAACAACGGCTAAACCCTACCCACTAGACACCTATGTCGATCTGAATTTCATAAAAGTTGTAATATAGTACATTTTATTAATTTTGTTTTCAGGGAAACACAGGACGAGAGGAAGTGCTGTTCCTCAGGCTGTACCTCCTACAGAGCTTACTAGCATACCTGGATGGTAACGAACACCAGGCCACACAGAAGCTAATGCGGGTACAGTACATCATCTGGCTGTACAATCTGGAGTCCTGCTTCCAGATTGTCTCGTCTTCAGACATTAACAACATTTCTTTAAGCAGGGAGGCACCTCACTGTAATATGTCATATTACTGATTCTACCTCTTACTCCTGCTGTGTTGTAGGTGGAGGACCTGTATGGGCGTCTGTGTCTGGACCCAGGGAAGATGACCGGGCTGATGGGTCTGGGTTTCACTGAGCAGGAGGCCCGTCTTGGCCTGAGGGCCTGCCACGGCAACGTAGACGAGGCCGCGTTGCACATCACCCACAGGAGACAGGTGGGTCCCCCCCTGAGGAATAGAATGGCGCAATGTTGACTTGAATGGTAATGTCTATTCTATtctagtttattttatttttattaattaaATAAGTCCCATAGTAGGGAAAAAGGGGCCGACACTCATAGTGGCGGAAGAAAGGGACCAGCGCTCTCACCTGATGTAGTTGCAGATGATAGGAAATATTTCCTAATAGCAACTAAGTTATCAGGGCTGTTATAAGCATAGAAATACACTTACTAGAACTATTTGAGTCAGTGTCCCATGATGGGTGGAGcggtggacatattgagtgtaaTTCTATGGTTTTGTCTGTCCCtgtcaggagagggaggagatgaaacagcaggagagggagaagaggatgaggcGTATGGAGGGCCTGGCCACCCTCAGAGCGCTGGGTTACTCCAAGAGAGACGCTGCCCGGGCCCTCCATCAGGCAGACGGTGACATGGACAGAGCCTATGGGGTGAGAGGCAGTCTCTGCTACTGCAAAAACACACATTGTTTCTCAATACGCCATGAAAGAGGATATGCCAACCATCAAAACATGTTACCATAACCAGAGCCATGAAGCAACATTAGCTAGCAGAAGAGTGTAGGTGCAGGCTAGCATACTTTGCTAATATGTATTATTTTTGTATTACTTGATCCTTGTTTGCTTGTTTCCCCCTAGATTCTTCTAGAGTCCACCCAGGCTGAGTCTGCTGCTGTAACCAACCACAACACAGAGCTCCCCATAGATCAATCCAAGGTTGAACAGGTAACATCCCATACCTCTTTCgagctctcactcactcactcgctctcgTCACTATTTCAGTAGAAAAGGTAGGTTTATCAGTTTAGTATGGTACCTTATCCTTCCCTCTGCATAGCTGTTATACCTGGGCTTTGAGCCGGAGGCTGCCGAAGCTGCACTGAGGCTGATGGGGGGAGACGTGCAAGGGGCCACCCAGCTACTGCTGGACAACCAGGGGGTCCTGCCCCCAgagctgctctccccctctcccccctcctcactgTCCGAGGAGCCCAGCACCTCCTCTGAGTCCGCAGGTAGGACTCACATTCACACACGTACGTACACAGAGAAGCATGCAGATGGATTCACGCTCTCATTACTCCATTAATACAACAATACAGGTCTTATTGAATAAATCGGTTTTATTGTTACATACACTGGCTAGTGTTCCACTGTTGAGAGGTCTATGTGAGAAAGATGCATTCAATATGCTGCTGATACTTAAGGCACCAGGATGCCATTTATACCCAAATCCCCAAAGTAgagccctaatgaacatgacacTTGTCATTGGTGTGTCCAGGCTCTGGGAGCCAAGGGGAGGACCCTATGGACGTAGACCTGGTGAATGAGGTGCTGGAGGATATCCCCCGACATGAAGAAGACTACCTGGACCTGACcctggaggaggagagcgagGTCATAGCTCAAATGAAGTCCTACCTCCACAGGAACTGTACCCCCTCCAGCTAAAGCGCCGTCCAGCCGGCGGCCATTTTTAAAGCACTTCCACCACGTCCTAAAACAAGGGTGTTTGATTTCGGTCTTTTTAGACCCCAAATTAGGTTTGtgattattgtttttttttcccaTAGCGATACGTCAACATTTTTACATTCTGTTTTTTGTACTAAAGTGTTAATTGTCATTTAAACATGTGAAACAGATTGGAAATAATTTGTAAGGAAGTGAGCTAATGTCAATCAAAAAAGGAAATCAGAAAGTTAATCTGCTGACTGGTTTATGCTCTAGAGGGGACTGTGTTCTCCCCATTCTCACCACTTGGATTATTTGAAGGTTCATGTTTGAGATTTCAACCCTGTTTAGAATGTGAGGCTTATAATTGTATCGTAAAGGGATTTTTGGTTGCTTGTGTACAAGATGTTTCTCCAACTGAAATACATTTGTCTTCGTACTCTGTTTTACTATTCCAGATCCCTTTAAGTAATTTAATCAAGAAATTAAGTTGGTTAAATTCTGTTTTTATTTCAGTTGTGGTTTTCATGGAGTTTGATTACCAATATGACAATACATGACTGGTCTTAGTGCCATATAGTTCAGGTTGCCTTTAGTTTCAAAGTCATTTGCATTTAATTTAAGAACCTGTTATTACATACAATAAATACTCCTTTGCAATTAGTATGTATTTGTGCCTCATGCCTCATGAGTGATCGTATGAACATTTATTTTTCTTATGCCTGTGCTCTATACCGTatctaccagtggaggctgctgaggggaggatggctcataacgTCTTGAACGgggcaaatggaatggcatcaagcacatggaaaccatgtgtttgataccattccactgagtcattaccacgagcccattctccccaattaaggtgccaccaaccgcCTGTGCTATCTAATCATAACCTTTTTGGGGTACCTTACCCCAGATATGTTTTGCTCTCGCAGTACCCCCTCATGTGCAATCAATCGTTAAGCCAATATTCTTAATGAGTCTTcccaagtacccccaggggtcctagtacccaGGTTGAAAACCACTGCTCTATATAGACCCTCGTACACTCACACATATCTCACAGAAACATAACACAGCAAGTGTTCgattaaaaatacatttgtggtgttatgttttttaaatgtatttttttttattgtacaTTTCTAGAATGGTGAAAGTCAGTCCATGCGGGTCTGGGGCGGGACAGGGGAAAAGGTTTAGAAGTAGTTGACCACTCTACGGATGGACTGGATGTTGGGGTTCTCGGCCTGCCACTCGTTGTGACtgcagtagtctcctctctccacgATGTACATGCGTCCGCGGAAGTTAGGCTCCTCGTACATCACCCAGCTACAGAAGGAAACCGGCAGGTTAGAAATGGTCACACATCTGCTCACTTCACACACTGTTAGAGAAGATGGAATAGCAGTAATGGCCTAAATATATCTACTGTGTGTAATTTAATGATGTTATCAAGATATTAAGTAAAATATAGAAATGTATTGTGTGTTTGCTAATAGCTATTAATAAATGAATCAATTACATAGTATTTTATAAATCTATCACACATCAAATCAACTACATATGTGGTTTggcttttaaaaataaatatactactttcagggtgaggaaccattTAACAACAAGTTGTAAAATCCTGAACTTCCCCTTTAATATTCAACTCACTCCTGGAAAATAATAGTTGTGACCACCGTTGTGAATAGTGGAATTAGTTATTTAGGAATTCAGCAATGTCTACGCTTTACCTTCTAGATCGTTGGCATATGTGTTCAAATTATGTTCCTACTTAACACATGCTAAAAGGTTGGATATCTTAGCTCAACAAAAATAAATCCAAATGTTTAATCACTGTAAATGTGTATCTCTGATTTCACAGATTTACGTGTGTGTGATTGCAGTCTGTGGCGAGAGGTGTGTTTCTTACGCTCCGTCTCCGTAGACCTTGATGGAGTTGATGCAGCTCTTGCTGAAGCCACGGCTCTGCAGGAAGGGGCAGTCGTCACAGACCTCCACACACTGGCCAGAGAAGTTACAGGCCTCGAACAGTTCCATTCTGTAGTGCTCGCCGTGCTGCAAGACAcagtagaagaggagaggggttaaCATGAGTCTGTATTTGGATTTCATACACGCTTTTCAACAGCGGAATACGGAATACTATTATAATGAAGATGAGCAAGAAGAATCTAAAGTATCTTTGAGTTAAAGTAGAAAATGGCTCTATAACAAACTCTCATCATCCTCATTAGCACCCCCCTAGCCCTTAACCCCTGTCCCTTTAAGCCTTAACCCCTTTCCCTTTAACCCCTATCCCTTCAAACCTTAACCCCTGTCCCTTTAACCCCTGTCCCTTTAAGCCTTAACCCCTTTCCCTTcaaaccttaacccctatccctttaaccccTGTCCCTTcaaaccttaacccctatcccttaACCCCTGTCCCTTCAAACCTTAACCCCTGTCCCTTTAAGCCTTAACCCCTTTCCCTTCAAGCCTTAACCCCTTTCCCTTCAAGCCTTAACCCCTATCCATTTAACCCCTATCCCTTCAagccttaacccctatcccttaacccctatcccttcAAACCTTAACCCCTTTCCCTTCAAACCTTAACCTATCCCTTCactccttaacccctatccctacaATCCTATCCCATCTCTCACCATCTTGATGGGCTTGCAGGAGCCCATGTGGTCGTTGTGGCTGTTCCAACGCTGGAACTCTGGGTATTCGCCGTGCTCCAGGATGTACTGCTGTCCCTTGAAGTCGGGGTGGTCGAAGCAGCGGAAGGCTCCGCTCTCCACACGGATGGAGTTGACGCGGTTCATGAAGCCACGGTCCTGGAAGTTATCGCAGTCGCCCCTGACCTCCAGCTGCCTGCCGGTGAAGCATTTTCCCTCGTAGAAGGTGATCTGTGTTGGGTGGGTGAGGAGGTTAATATCACAGTTCATTAGTTAGGGTGGGGAGGTCGAGGAAGAATAGCCTGGGATCAAATAATATTTAACATCATTATAATATAATTGGCTTGTCTGTTGCAATGCAACCCATAGAAAAATCCCAAAAGTGCAACCCCCACCCAGCTGccactgcaggcaggcaggctaaagcaaacgcTTAAAGTATTTGCatccaaatactatttgaaatcgtTCAAACTCCATTGCTCCATTTCGTTTTATTGTTCACTTGAGTTTGGATCCCAGGCTAGACGCTTAACGGCCACTTTGTCACTGGAGTGTCTATTCAATCCACATCGCGGAAGTTCAGCtttacagcgtgattgaaatttaaacGCAATGTTTCCGCTTTAGAGAAGACTTCATTCaaggtaaacgctgcatatgtcgccTCAACCGGATGTTACCTTTTCATTTCTAATCGCGGAAACTTTAACGCTTCAGCTTTCCAGATGTTGCCATGCAGTCTGTTTCCATGCTGTATTTATGTGTTGAAACCAACTGCAGCTATTAATAAAAGACTAGAGTTGGCTTTAGCAGCATTATGCATACAAGACTATGGTATGTCTATTCCTATTGGCCAGCCACCAACTAATTATCCATACCGGCCACTGATtgtttaaattaaataaatgctCCCAGGACTTGCTCTTTTAGATATAATCATTTAACTCCCTTGACAGATTTAACATTTCTCCCAGCAAGACAAACAGAATTATGGCACTAATCAGAACAATCTCCAAATCTCACATTTTCACCAGGGATTGCCTCCAAATTTCCAAACTCATTTTATCACACCTACACTACCTGTTAAATGCATACACTCCCAAACCTATATGTTTATTGGCTGGAGTTCTCTCTAAACTTTACCTGGTAGTCCCAGTAAGGTCCAAATACCTatttttcaagggagacctggcctGGCTATCCAGTCAGTTATGTCCCAGTGGTAACCTACCTGATGCCGTGTGTATACAAGAAGACCCAGGTGCAGCTTACCTTTCCAGAATACTGCGACATTTCCACTGGATACTGTCCAACCTGGCCCACAAGTAAAGTGTAACAGTAAAAAAGTTGGACACCTCAATATATACGTCCGGGGCCGTGCTGGAAAGTATCGCGAGGCTTGCCACACAAAGGACACACAATGGGGGACTTAGGGCTTTTGCTGGGTGGGCACTTTCCCTTCAACTGTTGGCACTGCTGATTCTGGGCTTTGGCTGTAGAGAGACTAAACAGGACGACAACAAAGGGTTTTGCTTggccagggctttgtgcaggccgtTTTGCACATGCTACGCTTCTCTTCTGGTCAAGTTGAATAAGGCCTGGCATGCCCGCAcagtgagaaagacagagagaagtgtgtgtgcgtgtggtgggAGGGTGGTTATCATGGCAACCAGGTGATAGGCCCACGAGGGAGAAGAGAGCGTGCAGAGCTACATCAAAGGCTCAGTATTCTCTTGCCCTCTCCACACAATCCTACTACTATGACCTGCCATTGTTCACACAGACAGGGTGTCACAACCTTATTTAGATGACCATCGACCTCTGATCTGAAGTACTAGAACTGGCAGTGATGTTGTATGTGAAGTGTGGGGGACATTTGAATAGATTATTAAGATTTTATGGCTTTGAAATAGTTTTATATGGCTGTTATGACAATAACGCACTGGGCATATAAATCTGGTGATAAAACTGTTTATGAATGTCAGAACTATCCCTGTACGTTCAAGTGAGAAATATAGATTTATACTGACTCTTCAATGTCATAATGTTTTTCAACATTGGCATATTGTAATATCTTGGAGAGCTTGAAGCTCTGTAAGAGATTATAGAGAATGTAAATGGATCTCCTAACTTCCTGATAGTGCATTGTGGTATTGGATTACTACCCTTGAATGCTGATCGATCGCCTACAAGTCCATTAGAGGATGATAAGCCCTCTTaagtgtctctctacctctgGATATGCTGACTCTCTTTCTCGCTCGGGCCAATAGGTTAATAGATCGCCCTATCTTTGTATAATTTAGCCCCTCTCAATCATGGCCTGGGTAGCAGGCCTGTAATGTTGGTCTCATTGACTTTGattaggtatcccctttcccactTTAGTTGTCCTTATTAGACGCCAACATTAGACAATGTTCAACAAAAACACAAGTGTCAGTAATAGTGAGAAATGTGTTGCACCAGATTTAACTAACAGCTCATTTGCATCTGCTGTCTCCTTTCTTCTCCACTAATGTGAAAGAGCTGGACAGAGGAAACAAAATCCCAGAAGGCATCCACCATACTGCTTTGAACTGTCCTGTAGttttcagatcagtgcagatggagaggagatatccactttagactattgagattCAGCCCTGGGAGAATTGGACAGGTAAAACCAATATGGTAGAATCTTCTCCATGCCATCCAATAGGCTAGGATGTTTTGTCatgttatactgaacaaaaatataaatgctacatgtaaagtgttgatcccctttttcatgagctgaaatagaacatcccagaaatgtttcatacgcacaaaaagcttatttccttCAAATTTTCTGCACCAATCTGTTtatgtccctgttagtgagcatttctcatttgccaagaaaatccattcacctgacaggtgtggcatatcaagaagttgatgaaacagcatgatcaatgCCACTTGTCTCAAGTTAAGGGAGACTGCAGTTGGTACGCTGTCTgcaggaagtttacatacaccttagccaaatacatttaaactcagtttttcatcatttctgacatgtaatcctagtaacaattccctgtcttaggtcagttaggatcaccactttattttaagaatgtgcaatgtcagaataatagtagagtgatttttcagcttttatttctttcatcacattcccagtcggtcagaagtttacatacactcaattagtattccgtagcattgcctttacattgtttaacttaggtcaaatgtttcggtagtcttccacaagcttcccacaataagttgggtgaattttggcccattccccctgacatagctggtgtaactgagtcaggtttgtaggcctccttgcttgtacacgctttttcagttctgcccacaaattttctatgggattgaggtcagggctt
The window above is part of the Oncorhynchus masou masou isolate Uvic2021 chromosome 30, UVic_Omas_1.1, whole genome shotgun sequence genome. Proteins encoded here:
- the LOC135522888 gene encoding NEDD8 ultimate buster 1-like isoform X1 — protein: MAEMHIQAKLVHLLKQDKIQLWNPPYTTEYNQAGQQPLQQLAVNYAPIVCFSVSEVASALESIRSQAVKRGMGNKTYRETFVATLELLLPKDGKKDVKKKNYLETKLDVLAQDIMARIAEQYGLQYIKLILNGKTLTPEKRLDEQDVKNNSKIMVLRVSEPERKKQMAEEEEKKKTQDQSVQRTQKGFQILSERDGTDDPATTPFLEIADQKGNPLKIPHREKKALILAMGFHEKGRALMKRKQYDAALCHLLQADDQFGTCGSVLLSTVDNYAVLQLDIVWCYRALEALSCLDDGKQRLQRAEDCFLKCYGEQQQRLMQIKGNTGREEVLFLRLYLLQSLLAYLDGNEHQATQKLMRVEDLYGRLCLDPGKMTGLMGLGFTEQEARLGLRACHGNVDEAALHITHRRQEREEMKQQEREKRMRRMEGLATLRALGYSKRDAARALHQADGDMDRAYGILLESTQAESAAVTNHNTELPIDQSKVEQLLYLGFEPEAAEAALRLMGGDVQGATQLLLDNQGVLPPELLSPSPPSSLSEEPSTSSESAGRTHIHTRSGSQGEDPMDVDLVNEVLEDIPRHEEDYLDLTLEEESEVIAQMKSYLHRNCTPSS
- the LOC135522888 gene encoding NEDD8 ultimate buster 1-like isoform X2, with the protein product MAEMHIQAKLVHLLKQDKIQLWNPPYTTEYNQAGQQPLQQLAVNYAPIVCFSVSEVASALESIRSQAVKRGMGNKTYRETFVATLELLLPKDGKKDVKKKNYLETKLDVLAQDIMARIAEQYGLQYIKLILNGKTLTPEKRLDEQDVKNNSKIMVLRVSEPERKKQMAEEEEKKKTQDQSVQRTQKGFQILSERDGTDDPATTPFLEIADQKGNPLKIPHREKKALILAMGFHEKGRALMKRKQYDAALCHLLQADDQFGTCGSVLLSTVDNYAVLQLDIVWCYRALEALSCLDDGKQRLQRAEDCFLKCYGEQQQRLMQIKGNTGREEVLFLRLYLLQSLLAYLDGNEHQATQKLMRVEDLYGRLCLDPGKMTGLMGLGFTEQEARLGLRACHGNVDEAALHITHRRQEREEMKQQEREKRMRRMEGLATLRALGYSKRDAARALHQADGDMDRAYGILLESTQAESAAVTNHNTELPIDQSKVEQLLYLGFEPEAAEAALRLMGGDVQGATQLLLDNQGVLPPELLSPSPPSSLSEEPSTSSESAGSGSQGEDPMDVDLVNEVLEDIPRHEEDYLDLTLEEESEVIAQMKSYLHRNCTPSS
- the LOC135522891 gene encoding gamma-crystallin N-B-like isoform X2 → MSQYSGKITFYEGKCFTGRQLEVRGDCDNFQDRGFMNRVNSIRVESGAFRCFDHPDFKGQQYILEHGEYPEFQRWNSHNDHMGSCKPIKMHGEHYRMELFEACNFSGQCVEVCDDCPFLQSRGFSKSCINSIKVYGDGAWVMYEEPNFRGRMYIVERGDYCSHNEWQAENPNIQSIRRVVNYF
- the LOC135522891 gene encoding gamma-crystallin N-A-like isoform X1; translation: MNCDINLLTHPTQITFYEGKCFTGRQLEVRGDCDNFQDRGFMNRVNSIRVESGAFRCFDHPDFKGQQYILEHGEYPEFQRWNSHNDHMGSCKPIKMHGEHYRMELFEACNFSGQCVEVCDDCPFLQSRGFSKSCINSIKVYGDGAWVMYEEPNFRGRMYIVERGDYCSHNEWQAENPNIQSIRRVVNYF